Below is a window of Leisingera sp. S132 DNA.
TTCATCCTGATGGTCGGCAGTCCGATGATTTTGGATGTCTGGTCCCGGGCGCTGATGACTTTTCTTTCCAACCCCGGAGTCGGAATGCCATGAGCGGTGAAGACGACGATTCTGATAAGTCATTTGAGCCAACGGAACAGAAACTCCGCAAGGCGCGTGAGAAGGGCGAAGTTGCCAAGTCCACCGACTTGTCTGTGGCAGCTGCCTATCTGGGGCTTATTGTTGCCTTCTACGCGACAGGAAGCGCCAGTGTGGAGGGGATGGGAACCGCGCTGATGGCTTTTCTGGATCAGCCCGACAGGCTGGCGCCGCTGTTCTTTGACGGCGGGTCCGCAACTGCGCCCACAGGTGGCTTTGCAGGCAGTCTGCTGAGGCCAATTCTGCCTTGGTTCCTGGTGCCGTTTGCCTTGGTTTTGCTGTCCATCATCGGCCAGCGTGCGATGGTCTTTGCGCCCAGCAAGCTTGAGCCGAAACTGTCGCGCCTGTCGATCATATCCAATGCCAAAAACAAGCTTGGCCGCGCGGGGCTCTTCGAATTCCTGAAGAGCTTTCTGAAGCTGGTGCTCTATTCCGTTTGCCTCGGCGTCTATTTGAGCCATCGGCTCCCGGACATGATTTCGTCCTCGGGCACGGGGCCGCAATCGGTCGTGCTGATGCTGTCGCAGCTCGCACTGGAGTTTCTGTTCTTGGCTCTCGTCATATCATTGGCGATCGGGGTCGTTGACGCAGTGTTCCAGCACGCTGAACACCGCCGCAAGAACATGATGTCGCGCAAGGAAATCCAGGACGAAATGAAGGATGCCGAGGGCGACCCGCATGTGAAAGGCAAGAGACGCCAGCGCGGCCAGGAGATTGCGATGGGCCAGATGCTGGCCGAGGTGCCGAATGCCGACGTGGTGATCGTCAACCCGACCCACTATGCGGTTGCTTTGAAATGGAGCCGCGAAAAGGGAGCCGCGCCGGTTTGCGTTGCCAAGGGGGTTGATGAAGTGGCTGCGGCGATCCGGCGTGTGGCCAATGAAAATGCGGTGCCGATACACAGCGACCCGCCCACGGCCCGGGCTTTGCATGCAGCAGTCGAAATCGGCGACGAGATTCTGGAAGAACACTATGCGCCGGTGGCGGCGGCAATCCGCTTTGCCGAGGAAATGCGAAAGCGCGCCAAGGGGAAAATCACATGAAGCAGAAGATGCTCGACCAGATGGCGGCCGTAACCGCTGCGCAGTACATGCAGGAGCACGCAAAGATCCAGCCTGCGCTGGCACGGGAAGCGGAGCTGCGCGGCCAGCTGGCCAAGCTCAACGAGCAAGTGCAGGCCGCGCGGGAACAGGCAAGCGGCGATCACGCGATGAAAGCCTTGGGTGCAGATCTTTTGTGGGAGGGCTGGCACTCCCGCACCCGGCGCCAATTGAACATGGATCTGGCCAAGGCGACGGCTCAGAAGCTGAGGATGATGGATCAATTGCGCACGGCATTTGGCCGCAAGCACGCCGTGGAAACCATGGCGGCAACCGAGCGCAAGCGCCAGAAGGCTGCGCAGGCGAAAGCGTTTATGGACAGGCTGCTGGACAGCTGAAATCTTTGGATGCTTTTCAAACAGAAAGGGGCCGGTCCTGCAGGACCGGCCCTTTTGTCGTGCGGTACGGACTGGTCATACGTCCTGACGGGAGATTTCCATGATCAGGACGTCATAAATCCCTTTGCCGACATGTTTCTGCGCGGCTTCACGCAGAGCGGTGCGCAGCGGCTCAAGCACGTCGGAGCGTGTGAAGGCCCCGCGGAACCCGCCCATGTTTGCGTGGTCAAACAGAACCTGCAGGAAGACATCCCGCAGTTTGGGTTCGTAGGTCCGTATTTTCTCGCTGGTGCCTTTGGCCGTTTCCAGGCTGAGCGAAATCACCACAAGGGAGGTCAATTGGTCGCGATCAACAACCGGCACAACGAACTGGTTGTTGATTTTGACGTATTCGCGCAGATCCTCTTCGCTTTCTTCGGAGTGATCCTCTGCGGCGGAGGGGACAGGAGCCGCTTCATCACTGGTGGCGGCGTGGTCTTCCTCAGGTGCGGGCGCCAGCATAATGCCGGCGCCGATGCCGCCTGCGGTTCCGATGATCAGCAAAATGACTGGCAGAAGTTTGGACAGCATGACAATCCTCAGAACGGCAGAACAACGTCAAGCAACTGCTGGCCGTAACGGGGCTGCTGCACATCGGTGATTTGGCCGCGGCCGCCATAAGAGACGCGGGCAGAGGCGATTTTGTCGTATGTGATTTCGTTCTGGCGGCTGATGTCCTGTGGCCGGACATAGCCGGTGACCAAAAGCTCCCGCAGTTCGAAGTTCACCCGCAATTCCTGGGTGCCGCTGATTGCCAGAACACCGTTGGGCAGCACGTCGACTACGGTTGCGGCGACCCGCAATTCCAGCTTCTCGCTGCGCTTTACGGATCCCTTGCCGCCCGAAGAACTGGAGCTGCCAAGCTCAACTGCATCAGCGGATGACGCACCATCCGGAAGCTTTTCGTCCAGGCGCTGCGGCAGGCCAAGCAGGTGCGGCACGTTCAGGCTTTCGGACCCTGAACGCGACCGCTTGGTGTCGTTGGAGATCTCCGCTTCTTCGTCGATTTCAATCACCACGGTCAAGATGTCACCGCGCTTGATGGCGCGGCGGTCTCCGAGCAGTGATTGTTGAGAACCGCTCCATAGCGACGCGCCATCAACGGTGCGCCGGGTTTGGGTTTGCGCGGGCAGACCCTGGTATAGCATTGCAACATGCTCCGGCGATTCATTCGCCGGGGTGAAGGAGGGCGCCTTGCCCAAATGATCCATCCGGCCGCAGGCCCCCAGCAAGGCGAGGCCGAAAAGCAGTGGTTTGACGGGAGAGAGTTTCTTGGACATCAGTTTACCTCAACAGAGCCGTCTTGAGCGACACGGCCGGTGACGGTGGCGCGGGATGAAAGGTTCATGACCCGGACAGCCTCGCCGGCAGCGCCGCGGCCAAGCGCCCGGCCTTCTGCGGCGATGGAAAGTCCGCCCTGGCGGAAGATCAAAGTCACGAGATCGTTGCGTTCAACAATGGCAGGCGGGCCGATATCGCCTGCTCGAAGAGGTCTGCCTTCATAAAGAGCGACGCGTGCTTCCAGGCCGACAACGTCCGCAGGATCCGACAGCGCGCCAAGGATTTCGCCCTTTTTCAGCGCCAGATCTTCGGCGCTCAAAATTGCTTTGGCGCGGATCGTGCGGGTCGGCACCAGGTAATCCGCCCAGACCGGCGGGGCACAGAGAGTTGCGGCAGTCAGGCAGGCAAGGAGAAGTTTCATCAGCGCACCTGCGTGGTTGCGCCCATCATCTGGTCGACAGCGGAGATGACCTTGGCGTTCATTTCGTAGCCGCGCTGGGCTTCGATCAGTTCCGTGACTTCGCGTACCGCATCAACCGAACTGGCTTCCAGGTACCCCTGGCGGAAGGTGCCCAGGCCGTCTTCGCCAGCGGTGGACAAACTGGCTGTGCCAGAGGCTTCGGTCTCAGTGAACAGGTTGCTGCCGATCGCTTCGAGACCCTTGGGATTGGTGAAGCTAGCAAGCGAAAGCTGGCCCAGAAGCTGGCCTTCGGTGGTTTCGTTGAAATAACCGTAGACCTCGCCCTCGGCATTGATCGAGATGCTGGTGGCGTCGTCAGGGATCGTGATTTCAGGGGAAACTGCAAACCCGTCGGACGTTACAATCAAACCTTCGGCCGTGCGTTTCAGCGCCCCGTCCCGGGTATAGGCCGTCTGGCCGGAAGGCAGTGTCACTTCCAGGTAGCCCTTGCCGTCGATGGCGACATCCAGATCGTTGTTGGTCTGCTGAAGCGCGCCTTGTGCCAAATGCACCGATACCGCGGCCGCGCGCACACCAAGCCCCACCTGCACGCCGGTTGGCAGCACGGTGCCGTCGGAGGCATTTACCGTGCCAGCCCGCGAGATTTGCTGGTAGTGCAGGTCGGCGAACTCGGCACGCCGCGCGTTGTAGGCGGTGGTGTTCATGTTTGCGAGGTTGTTGGAGATTGTCTCCACCCGCAGCTGCTGGGCGCTCATGCCGGTCGCGGCGATCTTCAAGGCACGCATCTGGATTCTCCTAGGTCTTGATCAAGTTCTTGATGGCATTGCGGATGCGCTCGTCTTCCGATTCCAGGAAGCTTTGGCCCATCTCATAGGCGCGCTGGACTTCGATCATCCGGGTCACCTCGGAAATCGCGTTCACATTGGATCCTTCCAGGAAGCCCTGCAGGACACTTGCGTCGAGGGTTTCCTCGATTTCACCTTCAACGCGGAACATCACCCCGTCTTCGCGCACCAGCGCGTGGCTCTCCACCGGCTTGAAAAGCCCGAGCTGTCCCAGCAGGCGGCCGTTTGCACTGATAGAGCCGTCGGCACCCACTTCGATTTTGCCGGCATCCGGAGGCACGAAAACCGGTGCGCGGCCAGCGTCCAGGACCCGGTAACCATCCATGGTAACAAGGTCGCCAGCAGAGTTCGGGGAGAAGGCGCCGGAACGTGTCAAGCGCTCGCCCTGAGGGGTTTCGACCATGAAGAAGCCGTCGCCTTCCACCGCGAAATCGAAAGTGCCGCCGGTTTTGGTAAGCTGGCCCTGCTCCATGGAGGTGTTGAAGATGTTCGCGCGTGACATCGACAGCGACTGTTGGCCGGGCGCGGACTGTACAAATTCCGAGAAAATCAGTCCCTCCTGGCGATAGCCGGTGGTGGCGGAGTTCGCGATGTTGTTTGCAATGACACGCATTTCGCGCATCAGCCCCGACTGGCGGGAAAGTGTGGCGTAACCTGCGGCTTCCATTAAAAACCTCCGGCAATCATCGGAACAATGTGGCCATCAAAAAAGGCCACAAGAGTTTGTGTCATGAAGCCCATCGTCATCCAGAACACGACAATGATGGCTGTCAGCTTGGGCACAAAGGTCAGTGTCATTTCCTGCACGGAGGTCAGAGCCTGGAACAGGCCGATGGACAGGCCAACGGTCAGGGCGACAACCAGAATCGGCGTCGACATTGTGACGGCTGCCCACATGGCCTGGCGCAGGGTGTCATAGAAGAGGCTTTCGCTCATCATGGCTCAGACCGGCATTCTCAGGATTTCCTGGTAGGCCTCGACCACCTTGTTGCGCACGGTGACAGCGGTCTCAACCGCCAGTTCGGTCTGTGCAAGCGCCTGCACGAGGG
It encodes the following:
- a CDS encoding flagellar biosynthesis protein FlhB; this encodes MSGEDDDSDKSFEPTEQKLRKAREKGEVAKSTDLSVAAAYLGLIVAFYATGSASVEGMGTALMAFLDQPDRLAPLFFDGGSATAPTGGFAGSLLRPILPWFLVPFALVLLSIIGQRAMVFAPSKLEPKLSRLSIISNAKNKLGRAGLFEFLKSFLKLVLYSVCLGVYLSHRLPDMISSSGTGPQSVVLMLSQLALEFLFLALVISLAIGVVDAVFQHAEHRRKNMMSRKEIQDEMKDAEGDPHVKGKRRQRGQEIAMGQMLAEVPNADVVIVNPTHYAVALKWSREKGAAPVCVAKGVDEVAAAIRRVANENAVPIHSDPPTARALHAAVEIGDEILEEHYAPVAAAIRFAEEMRKRAKGKIT
- a CDS encoding flagellar basal body-associated FliL family protein, whose translation is MLSKLLPVILLIIGTAGGIGAGIMLAPAPEEDHAATSDEAAPVPSAAEDHSEESEEDLREYVKINNQFVVPVVDRDQLTSLVVISLSLETAKGTSEKIRTYEPKLRDVFLQVLFDHANMGGFRGAFTRSDVLEPLRTALREAAQKHVGKGIYDVLIMEISRQDV
- the flgH gene encoding flagellar basal body L-ring protein FlgH, with protein sequence MSKKLSPVKPLLFGLALLGACGRMDHLGKAPSFTPANESPEHVAMLYQGLPAQTQTRRTVDGASLWSGSQQSLLGDRRAIKRGDILTVVIEIDEEAEISNDTKRSRSGSESLNVPHLLGLPQRLDEKLPDGASSADAVELGSSSSSGGKGSVKRSEKLELRVAATVVDVLPNGVLAISGTQELRVNFELRELLVTGYVRPQDISRQNEITYDKIASARVSYGGRGQITDVQQPRYGQQLLDVVLPF
- the flgA gene encoding flagellar basal body P-ring formation chaperone FlgA, yielding MKLLLACLTAATLCAPPVWADYLVPTRTIRAKAILSAEDLALKKGEILGALSDPADVVGLEARVALYEGRPLRAGDIGPPAIVERNDLVTLIFRQGGLSIAAEGRALGRGAAGEAVRVMNLSSRATVTGRVAQDGSVEVN
- the flgG gene encoding flagellar basal-body rod protein FlgG, translated to MRALKIAATGMSAQQLRVETISNNLANMNTTAYNARRAEFADLHYQQISRAGTVNASDGTVLPTGVQVGLGVRAAAVSVHLAQGALQQTNNDLDVAIDGKGYLEVTLPSGQTAYTRDGALKRTAEGLIVTSDGFAVSPEITIPDDATSISINAEGEVYGYFNETTEGQLLGQLSLASFTNPKGLEAIGSNLFTETEASGTASLSTAGEDGLGTFRQGYLEASSVDAVREVTELIEAQRGYEMNAKVISAVDQMMGATTQVR
- a CDS encoding flagellar hook-basal body complex protein → MEAAGYATLSRQSGLMREMRVIANNIANSATTGYRQEGLIFSEFVQSAPGQQSLSMSRANIFNTSMEQGQLTKTGGTFDFAVEGDGFFMVETPQGERLTRSGAFSPNSAGDLVTMDGYRVLDAGRAPVFVPPDAGKIEVGADGSISANGRLLGQLGLFKPVESHALVREDGVMFRVEGEIEETLDASVLQGFLEGSNVNAISEVTRMIEVQRAYEMGQSFLESEDERIRNAIKNLIKT
- a CDS encoding flagellar biosynthetic protein FliQ — encoded protein: MMSESLFYDTLRQAMWAAVTMSTPILVVALTVGLSIGLFQALTSVQEMTLTFVPKLTAIIVVFWMTMGFMTQTLVAFFDGHIVPMIAGGF